A genomic stretch from Shewanella woodyi ATCC 51908 includes:
- the bioH gene encoding pimeloyl-ACP methyl ester esterase BioH, which translates to MSSSLHIESIGQGQELVILHGWGVNSSVFTPLHASLSEYRVHYVDLPGFGHSDPIDGDLDDWVDAIINQLPNTAIWIGWSLGGLVATKAALRYPEQVRGLVTIASSPCFMAREDESWPGIPPQVLSQFSTQLQQNIGKTIERFLAIQVMGSATAKEDIKQLKELVLSRPLPKNSALAQGLKMLENIDLRAQLPQIEQPWLRVWGRLDGLVPRRVPPLMPNHQAHFTDLLLPKASHAPFLSHRDEFLTGLTDWLNKF; encoded by the coding sequence ATGAGTTCGAGCTTACACATAGAATCGATTGGCCAAGGTCAAGAGCTGGTCATCCTCCATGGTTGGGGAGTCAATAGTTCGGTCTTCACTCCGCTTCATGCGTCCCTATCTGAGTATAGAGTCCACTATGTCGATCTGCCCGGTTTCGGGCACAGTGACCCAATTGATGGCGATCTAGATGATTGGGTTGATGCCATTATTAATCAACTTCCTAACACAGCTATCTGGATAGGCTGGTCTTTGGGTGGTTTAGTCGCAACTAAGGCGGCCTTAAGATATCCCGAGCAGGTCAGAGGATTAGTCACCATCGCCTCCTCACCCTGTTTTATGGCACGTGAGGATGAGTCTTGGCCAGGGATCCCTCCTCAAGTACTATCGCAGTTCTCAACTCAACTGCAGCAAAATATCGGTAAAACAATCGAGCGCTTTCTCGCGATCCAAGTCATGGGAAGCGCAACAGCAAAAGAGGACATAAAGCAGCTAAAGGAGCTGGTTCTTTCTCGACCTTTACCCAAGAATTCAGCCCTAGCTCAGGGGTTGAAGATGTTGGAAAACATAGACCTTAGAGCTCAACTCCCTCAAATAGAGCAGCCTTGGTTAAGGGTCTGGGGCCGATTAGATGGACTAGTGCCTAGACGCGTCCCACCATTGATGCCTAACCATCAGGCGCATTTTACCGATCTCTTACTCCCAAAAGCTTCACACGCCCCTTTCCTCTCCCACAGGGATGAGTTCCTTACGGGTTTAACAGATTGGTTAAATAAATTTTAA
- a CDS encoding M14 family zinc carboxypeptidase: MLRALLYFFAASYLFVTLPSAFAATTQNLSSVSNLTSSSGLTSPEAFLGYPLGKWHLRHDQINYYLKQLANESERLSIEHSGESFEQRQQLTAVITSKSNQAHLDEILTQRKEAKSGKKQNGPLIIWLAYSIHGDEASGAHTALALSYLLASSNDSWVKQLLDEAVVLITPTQNPDGFDRFSNWTNNYRGQVDVSDPRHKEHKQNWPTGRTNHYFADLNRDWLFLRHPESRGRVALFHKWQPHYVGDFHEMNSDSSYFFQPGVPERTHPLTPEKNQQLTEKLAQFHRQALDKEGQEYFSRQVFDDYFYGKGSTYPDINGSIGVLFEQSSPKGQVQATDNSELTLNDAINNHLATSISSLKGALALKEPLLDYQSQFYQGRDKAKLKGRQAGYLIGANENRARVKDLEDLLKQHQITFYYLTKPVTQKNREFAVNGSLFIPLHQAQKSLLLAMFDNRKEFNDPTFYDVSSWNLEDAYDLDMARGVKLDIDVLSTEPPALDKLTLKPEAVALLINWQQDSAALLLEQLLEKNIHVKFAAKPFSVRVNGKEQHYPAGSLQVPLKQSKSSFEKLKSIITQFQQNHPINITSVNTSASSSGIDLGSPDFHSIKPVKPLIITGYGVDESEAGELWYYLDTKLGIPTTLVDATRVSQIPLSEYTHVLLPGGHYSSMNEVFARKLGQFASKGGVVIAQKGALSWLNKNHLLKADLKESRFFKLLFDSSDLSFGDKDTLSARQSIGGAILELKLDTSHPLSFGMPDSKLPILKNKALGFEDSSTPFSQVAKYAQRPLLSGYLAKEYQRSLSESPAILVEPRGKGAVVLLADNLMFRNIWLGSEKIYANALYFIPALN, encoded by the coding sequence ATGCTAAGAGCTCTGCTTTATTTTTTTGCGGCCAGCTATCTGTTCGTTACTTTGCCTTCTGCATTTGCAGCTACCACTCAAAATTTGAGCTCAGTCTCAAATTTAACGTCTAGCTCTGGGTTAACGTCACCTGAAGCATTTCTCGGCTACCCATTAGGAAAATGGCATCTACGACACGATCAGATCAACTACTACTTAAAACAGCTCGCCAATGAAAGTGAGAGATTATCCATTGAGCACAGTGGTGAAAGCTTTGAACAGAGACAACAATTAACAGCCGTTATCACATCAAAATCAAATCAAGCGCATTTAGATGAGATCCTTACTCAACGTAAAGAGGCTAAATCAGGCAAAAAGCAGAATGGCCCCCTCATTATCTGGTTGGCATATTCGATACATGGAGATGAAGCCAGCGGGGCTCATACAGCGTTAGCCTTGAGTTATCTACTAGCCAGTAGTAACGACAGCTGGGTAAAACAACTTCTCGATGAGGCGGTTGTGCTTATCACCCCGACCCAAAACCCCGATGGTTTTGATCGCTTCTCTAACTGGACCAATAATTACCGCGGTCAGGTCGATGTTAGTGATCCTCGTCATAAAGAGCATAAACAGAACTGGCCAACAGGAAGAACCAACCACTATTTTGCCGATCTCAACCGTGACTGGCTGTTTCTACGCCATCCTGAGTCTCGTGGTAGAGTTGCACTCTTTCACAAGTGGCAGCCTCATTATGTTGGTGACTTCCATGAGATGAATAGTGATAGCAGCTACTTTTTTCAACCTGGGGTCCCAGAAAGAACCCATCCTTTGACCCCTGAGAAAAACCAACAATTAACGGAAAAACTCGCTCAGTTTCATCGTCAAGCACTCGATAAAGAGGGTCAGGAATACTTCAGCCGCCAAGTATTCGACGATTACTTCTATGGCAAAGGTTCCACATACCCAGATATTAATGGCTCAATCGGTGTGCTATTTGAACAATCAAGTCCTAAGGGTCAAGTTCAAGCCACAGATAATAGTGAATTAACCTTAAATGATGCCATCAACAACCACCTTGCAACGTCTATATCAAGCTTGAAAGGCGCTTTGGCACTCAAAGAACCATTGCTTGATTACCAGAGTCAATTCTATCAAGGCAGAGATAAAGCAAAGCTAAAGGGCCGCCAAGCAGGCTACTTAATTGGTGCAAACGAAAACAGAGCTAGAGTGAAAGATCTAGAAGATCTGCTCAAGCAACACCAGATCACCTTCTACTACCTGACTAAGCCAGTAACTCAAAAAAATAGAGAGTTTGCCGTGAATGGCAGCCTGTTCATACCACTTCACCAAGCACAGAAAAGTTTACTGCTCGCTATGTTTGATAACCGCAAAGAGTTTAACGACCCTACTTTTTATGATGTATCAAGCTGGAACTTAGAGGATGCTTACGATCTGGATATGGCAAGAGGGGTCAAACTCGATATAGATGTGTTATCGACAGAACCACCAGCACTCGACAAATTAACACTCAAGCCAGAAGCTGTTGCACTGCTTATCAACTGGCAACAAGATTCAGCTGCGCTCCTACTTGAGCAGCTCCTTGAGAAAAACATACATGTAAAGTTTGCAGCTAAGCCTTTCAGTGTCCGTGTTAACGGTAAAGAGCAACATTATCCTGCTGGCAGCTTACAAGTCCCGCTCAAGCAGTCGAAAAGCTCCTTTGAGAAACTCAAAAGTATCATCACTCAATTTCAACAAAATCATCCAATCAATATCACTTCGGTTAACACCAGTGCGAGTAGCTCAGGAATCGATTTAGGCAGCCCTGATTTTCACTCAATTAAGCCGGTGAAACCTTTAATTATCACAGGTTATGGCGTTGATGAGTCTGAAGCTGGAGAGCTTTGGTACTACCTAGATACTAAGCTTGGCATACCGACGACCTTAGTTGATGCCACACGCGTGTCTCAAATTCCATTGAGTGAGTATACCCATGTACTACTACCGGGTGGCCACTACTCCTCAATGAATGAAGTGTTTGCAAGAAAACTTGGTCAGTTTGCCAGTAAAGGCGGCGTCGTTATTGCTCAAAAGGGCGCATTAAGTTGGCTTAACAAGAATCACTTACTTAAAGCCGATCTTAAAGAATCTCGGTTTTTTAAGCTGCTTTTTGACAGCAGTGACTTAAGCTTTGGTGACAAAGATACTCTATCGGCTCGTCAATCTATCGGCGGAGCAATACTCGAACTTAAGCTCGATACTAGCCACCCACTTAGCTTTGGTATGCCAGACTCAAAGTTACCGATACTGAAGAATAAAGCCTTAGGATTTGAAGACAGCTCCACACCATTTAGCCAAGTTGCTAAGTACGCACAGAGGCCACTTTTAAGCGGTTACCTTGCCAAGGAGTATCAAAGGAGCCTATCTGAGAGTCCCGCAATATTGGTCGAGCCCAGAGGTAAAGGAGCCGTGGTGCTGTTGGCTGATAATTTGATGTTTAGAAATATCTGGCTAGGTTCAGAGAAAATTTACGCTAACGCGCTCTACTTCATTCCGGCATTGAACTAG
- a CDS encoding amidophosphoribosyltransferase, giving the protein MKSVLIRDWPLSSVFIKSIQWVSASLPNRCLMCHQSVLLPSRGLCSACLDSGLYHQPICQGCGCSMQVQTKFCGQCTKSQPLSVIAPCSYHQGLGRWIGAMKYQSQFAALPILSQALVCRVREMERLSLLQLPQVLIPVPLHAKRLRKRGFNQAWLIANEIYKQLNIPIVTNAVERVVDTRSQAGLTGKQRRHNLLSAFRLADDLPYQRVALIDDVVTTGTTAKEIASLLEKRHIHVQVWCLARAEAPGLLD; this is encoded by the coding sequence ATGAAATCTGTGTTGATTCGAGACTGGCCGCTTTCATCTGTCTTTATTAAGAGTATACAGTGGGTTTCTGCAAGTTTACCGAATCGCTGCTTGATGTGCCATCAAAGCGTCTTACTGCCGTCTAGAGGCCTTTGCTCTGCGTGCTTAGACAGTGGGCTGTATCACCAACCTATCTGCCAAGGTTGCGGTTGCTCAATGCAGGTTCAAACAAAATTTTGTGGCCAATGCACTAAGAGTCAACCTTTGAGCGTTATAGCTCCCTGTAGTTATCATCAAGGGTTAGGGCGATGGATTGGGGCGATGAAATACCAATCTCAATTTGCAGCGCTTCCTATTTTATCTCAAGCTTTAGTCTGTCGAGTTCGAGAGATGGAGAGGTTAAGCTTACTGCAACTTCCTCAGGTTTTGATCCCTGTGCCGCTACACGCTAAGCGATTAAGAAAGCGAGGTTTTAATCAGGCTTGGTTGATTGCTAATGAAATTTATAAGCAGCTAAATATTCCCATTGTAACGAATGCTGTTGAGCGTGTTGTCGATACAAGATCCCAAGCTGGATTGACCGGAAAGCAGAGGCGCCATAATCTCTTATCTGCGTTTAGGCTTGCCGATGATCTCCCCTATCAGAGAGTCGCTTTAATAGATGATGTGGTGACAACAGGGACGACGGCTAAGGAGATAGCCAGTTTACTCGAAAAACGGCATATCCATGTGCAGGTCTGGTGCTTAGCAAGAGCTGAAGCACCGGGGCTGCTGGATTGA
- a CDS encoding LTA synthase family protein, giving the protein MRTSLSYLGPFRSILTFCFISLLFLTLSRIGLGIWQAERVAAVDGWSHLLIQGLRVDFASLCWLWGVAALGTAIFSGDHILGRTWKSILRIWLTLGLWLIVFLEISTPSFIEEYGFRPNRLYVEYLIYPKEVFSMLWSGRKFELILGMLVSGLTLWGGWRLSGTLLKNISYPRLLMRPVITLAVILVTLLGARSTLGHRPLNPAMVAFDDDPLVNSLVINSAYSLVFAIDQMRNEANASQIYGHLDDQVVIDTVRRDSGRLSEAFTSTEFPSMSFNQATYQGKPKNLVIILQESLGAQFVGSLGGLPLTPNIDSLSQEGWSFENLYATGTRSVRGIEAVVTGFTPTPARSVVKLGKSQNDFFSIASLLKKHGYETQFVYGGESHFDNMKSFFLGNGFSDIVDENDYENPNFVGSWGVSDEDLMRRANSEFEQFHKEGKPFFSLVFSSSNHDPFEFPDERIELYEQPKQTRNNAAKYADYAIGEFFKLAKESSYWKDTIFLVVADHDSRVGGASLVPIPRFRIPGIILGEGVDVKHDKRIVSQIDLAPTLISLMGISCNYPMLGRDLTQTSEDWPGRALMQYDKNMAYLRGDDVVILQPDRDPAGFKYYSKTGLLSKSPQSDEMKLAAKSWALWGSMAYQKGLYRVATDDVELVTIR; this is encoded by the coding sequence ATGCGTACTTCATTGTCTTATTTAGGGCCATTTCGCTCAATTCTCACCTTCTGTTTTATCTCGTTACTGTTTCTAACATTGAGTCGTATTGGCTTAGGCATATGGCAGGCTGAACGTGTCGCTGCGGTTGATGGCTGGTCTCATCTCTTGATTCAGGGTCTGCGAGTCGACTTTGCTAGCTTATGTTGGTTATGGGGAGTTGCTGCATTGGGGACAGCAATCTTCTCAGGTGATCATATTCTTGGTCGAACCTGGAAAAGTATTCTACGAATATGGTTAACCTTGGGCTTGTGGTTGATTGTATTTTTAGAGATATCAACACCGTCATTTATTGAGGAGTATGGGTTTCGTCCAAACCGACTTTATGTCGAGTACCTTATCTATCCTAAAGAGGTGTTCTCCATGTTGTGGAGTGGCCGCAAGTTTGAACTTATCTTAGGTATGCTTGTTAGTGGATTGACCTTGTGGGGAGGCTGGAGACTGAGTGGGACGTTACTTAAAAACATAAGTTACCCACGTTTGCTCATGCGTCCGGTTATTACGTTAGCCGTGATTCTTGTGACTTTGCTAGGCGCTAGATCCACCTTAGGCCACCGCCCGTTAAACCCTGCCATGGTGGCATTCGATGACGATCCTTTGGTGAACTCCTTAGTGATTAATTCAGCTTATTCATTAGTTTTTGCTATCGATCAGATGAGGAATGAGGCCAATGCCTCTCAGATTTATGGCCATCTGGATGATCAGGTGGTTATCGATACTGTACGTCGAGACAGCGGACGTTTATCTGAAGCCTTTACCTCTACAGAGTTTCCCAGCATGTCGTTTAATCAAGCCACGTACCAAGGTAAACCGAAAAACCTTGTGATCATCTTGCAGGAGAGCTTGGGTGCTCAATTTGTTGGCAGTTTAGGTGGGTTGCCTTTGACACCGAATATAGACAGTTTATCTCAGGAGGGCTGGTCATTTGAGAACCTCTACGCTACAGGAACACGCTCTGTTCGAGGCATTGAAGCGGTTGTAACAGGTTTTACCCCAACACCAGCTCGCTCTGTCGTTAAACTCGGTAAGAGTCAAAACGATTTCTTCTCTATTGCTAGTTTATTGAAAAAACATGGTTATGAGACTCAATTTGTCTATGGAGGGGAGAGCCATTTCGATAATATGAAGAGCTTTTTCTTAGGTAATGGTTTTAGTGACATTGTCGATGAAAATGACTATGAAAATCCTAATTTTGTCGGTTCCTGGGGAGTATCAGATGAAGATCTGATGCGAAGAGCTAACAGTGAGTTTGAGCAGTTCCACAAGGAGGGCAAGCCTTTCTTTAGCTTAGTGTTTAGTTCGAGTAATCATGATCCATTTGAGTTTCCAGATGAGCGTATTGAACTGTATGAGCAGCCAAAGCAGACACGTAATAATGCGGCTAAGTATGCAGATTATGCCATCGGTGAGTTCTTTAAACTGGCTAAAGAATCTAGCTATTGGAAAGATACCATCTTTCTTGTGGTTGCCGACCACGACAGCCGAGTTGGTGGCGCAAGTTTAGTGCCTATTCCACGTTTTAGGATCCCTGGGATCATTCTGGGAGAGGGAGTTGATGTAAAGCATGATAAGCGCATAGTCAGTCAAATAGACTTAGCACCCACCCTGATCTCTTTAATGGGAATATCGTGTAACTACCCTATGTTAGGTCGTGATCTAACCCAGACAAGTGAAGATTGGCCCGGTCGTGCCTTGATGCAATACGATAAGAATATGGCTTACCTTAGAGGTGATGATGTCGTGATCTTACAGCCTGATCGTGATCCCGCTGGCTTTAAATACTACTCAAAAACAGGGTTATTATCGAAGTCTCCTCAGAGTGATGAGATGAAGCTAGCTGCAAAAAGTTGGGCATTATGGGGAAGCATGGCTTACCAAAAAGGCTTGTATCGCGTGGCGACTGATGACGTCGAGCTGGTTACTATCAGATAA
- the nfuA gene encoding Fe-S biogenesis protein NfuA, with amino-acid sequence MITISDAAQAHFVNLLADQPEGTHIRVFVISPGTATAECGVSYCPPDAVEADDMELEYNGFNAMVDEKSAPFLEDATIDFVTDQLGSQLTLKAPNAKMRKVASDASLNERIEYVIQSEINPQLASHGGNIMLLEVTEDGVAILQFGGGCNGCSMVDVTLKDGIEKQLLEMFPGELTGVKDATEHQAGDHSYQ; translated from the coding sequence ATGATCACCATTTCCGATGCCGCTCAGGCTCATTTTGTTAACTTATTAGCAGATCAGCCTGAAGGAACTCATATTCGTGTATTCGTAATTAGCCCTGGTACAGCGACAGCTGAGTGTGGGGTTTCATATTGTCCACCTGATGCTGTTGAGGCCGACGATATGGAGTTAGAATACAATGGCTTTAATGCCATGGTCGATGAGAAATCAGCGCCTTTCCTTGAAGATGCCACGATCGATTTTGTTACCGATCAGCTTGGTTCACAATTAACGCTAAAAGCGCCAAATGCAAAAATGCGTAAAGTCGCTTCAGATGCGTCGCTTAATGAACGTATTGAATATGTGATCCAGTCTGAAATTAACCCTCAACTTGCTAGCCATGGTGGAAATATCATGTTGCTTGAAGTCACTGAGGATGGTGTTGCTATTCTACAGTTCGGTGGTGGTTGTAACGGCTGCTCTATGGTAGATGTGACACTGAAAGATGGTATCGAAAAGCAGCTGCTTGAGATGTTCCCTGGTGAACTAACAGGTGTTAAAGATGCGACAGAGCATCAAGCTGGCGATCACTCGTACCAGTAA